From a single Bacillus gobiensis genomic region:
- a CDS encoding ATP-binding protein has product MTLQKKIMLLVIVLLLVVITLLTSIFAYLQSKDRQKQAEQLALQTAKTISYMTPLKLSFKADDSLDNLDADITQIMTQVDASAIYITDREQIVFASVNENAEEKAASINDKELSKTVVFGASTVAEASNENHTMIRGSAPIIIEYENYNQVVGGVYVDISKSQINKSIIRHLTTLGYLAVIVLLIGAMGAIVLARNIRKDTFGLEPQQIASLFYERNAILQAIKEGILAIDTSGTITMTNTSAEELLELNEAPIHQHIDNIMPDAGLTSVILQGKSKSNEEVRYREKTFILNSKLIQDKNKIHGVVVSFREKTELKKLIDTLTEVSKYSEDLRAQTHEFSNKLYVILGLLELGEYDEAIELIKNEYAFQIKQHDFLLQNIHSQKIQAILLGKLGKASEKKVHLLIDENSYLESLPEHLGISPFITIIGNLIDNAIEAVRLSETREVSFFITDIGRDIIIEVSDSGQGFSERHDDDIFKKGFSTKGEKRGYGLANVKEVVEELKGFIEYSNLKNGGAVFTVYLPKERNRGILNAQRGHS; this is encoded by the coding sequence ATGACGCTTCAAAAAAAAATCATGCTCCTGGTTATCGTACTGCTTCTTGTCGTCATTACACTGCTCACATCGATTTTTGCCTACCTTCAATCAAAGGATAGACAAAAGCAGGCGGAGCAATTGGCGTTGCAAACTGCGAAAACGATTTCATATATGACGCCTCTCAAACTGTCATTTAAAGCAGATGATTCATTGGATAATCTCGATGCCGACATCACGCAGATTATGACACAGGTTGATGCAAGTGCAATCTACATAACCGATCGAGAACAGATTGTTTTTGCAAGCGTAAATGAGAATGCCGAGGAAAAAGCAGCCAGTATCAATGACAAGGAGCTAAGTAAAACTGTGGTGTTTGGTGCTTCAACTGTAGCTGAAGCTTCTAATGAAAATCACACTATGATCAGGGGAAGTGCTCCAATTATCATAGAGTATGAAAATTACAATCAAGTCGTTGGCGGAGTATATGTAGATATTTCAAAGTCTCAAATCAATAAAAGCATCATCCGTCATCTGACAACTCTTGGATACTTGGCAGTAATCGTGCTTTTGATCGGTGCGATGGGTGCAATTGTGCTGGCAAGAAACATAAGGAAGGATACATTCGGCTTAGAGCCGCAGCAAATCGCCTCCCTGTTTTATGAAAGAAATGCCATTCTTCAAGCAATTAAAGAAGGCATTCTGGCTATTGATACCTCTGGGACGATTACAATGACAAATACTTCTGCAGAAGAATTGCTCGAATTAAATGAGGCACCGATCCACCAGCACATAGACAATATTATGCCAGATGCAGGCTTGACCTCAGTAATTTTGCAAGGGAAGTCAAAATCGAATGAAGAGGTTCGTTATCGTGAAAAGACGTTCATCTTAAATTCGAAGCTGATTCAAGACAAAAATAAAATCCATGGGGTCGTTGTAAGTTTTCGAGAGAAGACAGAATTAAAAAAACTGATTGACACACTGACGGAGGTCAGTAAATATTCGGAAGACCTAAGAGCGCAGACCCATGAATTTTCAAATAAGCTGTATGTTATTCTGGGACTTCTCGAGCTCGGAGAATACGATGAAGCTATTGAGTTAATAAAAAATGAATACGCTTTCCAAATAAAGCAGCATGATTTTTTATTGCAGAATATTCATTCGCAAAAAATCCAAGCTATTTTGCTCGGTAAGCTAGGGAAAGCCTCTGAAAAAAAGGTCCATCTACTGATCGATGAAAATAGCTATCTAGAGTCTTTGCCGGAGCATTTAGGAATTTCACCTTTTATCACAATCATCGGGAACTTGATTGATAACGCAATAGAGGCAGTACGCCTTTCAGAGACACGAGAAGTTTCTTTTTTTATTACGGATATCGGCAGAGATATTATTATTGAAGTGTCTGACAGTGGACAAGGGTTTTCGGAGAGGCACGACGATGACATTTTTAAAAAAGGATTTTCAACTAAAGGGGAAAAAAGAGGGTATGGCCTTGCCAATGTGAAGGAAGTTGTAGAAGAGCTTAAAGGATTTATTGAATATTCCAACTTAAAAAACGGAGGCGCGGTTTTTACTGTTTATTTACCGAAAGAAAGAAATAGGGGGATTTTGAATGCTCAACGTGGTCATAGCTGA